The following coding sequences lie in one Lysobacter capsici genomic window:
- a CDS encoding LysR family transcriptional regulator, protein MDLLALADFNLVARHGGFGRASRAADRPKATLSRRVAELESSLNLRLFERGGHLLKLTQEGRALYERTEALLTELAETATSISSGGDTPRGHLRISAPLLFSQTAMGELAARFALMYPEVSLEVSTDDRMVDMVEEGYDLVIRVNPDPHESLIGRIFLHDRLVVVASPGLRMPQGDSIASAVMRSKRPANTAWDLITPTGLVRIHANPVLSLSSLIMIRSAVRTGIGAAQLPLSLVMSDLQAGTLVQWGEVQAPGIELWALYPSRRLLSARVSAFLEFLKASFPSGAPEELAAYIKG, encoded by the coding sequence ATGGACCTGCTGGCTCTGGCCGACTTCAACCTGGTGGCGCGGCATGGAGGTTTCGGCCGGGCGTCCCGCGCCGCCGACCGACCCAAGGCGACCCTGTCCCGTCGCGTGGCGGAGTTGGAGAGCAGCCTCAACCTGCGTCTGTTCGAGCGCGGTGGGCATCTGCTCAAACTGACCCAGGAGGGCCGAGCGCTGTACGAGCGAACGGAGGCCCTGCTGACCGAGCTTGCCGAGACGGCGACGTCGATCAGCTCGGGCGGCGACACGCCGCGTGGCCATCTGCGGATCAGTGCGCCCTTGCTGTTTTCTCAAACCGCGATGGGTGAGCTGGCCGCCAGGTTCGCCCTGATGTATCCGGAGGTAAGTCTCGAAGTGTCGACCGACGATCGCATGGTCGACATGGTGGAGGAAGGCTACGACCTGGTGATCCGGGTCAACCCCGATCCCCATGAAAGCCTCATCGGCCGCATCTTTCTGCACGATCGCCTGGTGGTGGTTGCGAGCCCCGGGCTCCGCATGCCGCAAGGCGATTCCATCGCGTCGGCTGTGATGCGCAGCAAGCGCCCAGCGAACACAGCGTGGGATCTGATCACGCCGACCGGCCTGGTACGCATCCATGCCAACCCCGTGCTGAGCTTGTCATCGCTGATCATGATCCGAAGCGCCGTGCGCACCGGCATCGGCGCCGCGCAATTGCCGTTATCGCTGGTGATGAGCGATCTGCAAGCCGGCACGCTGGTGCAGTGGGGCGAGGTCCAGGCTCCGGGCATCGAGCTGTGGGCGTTGTATCCATCCAGGCGCCTGCTCAGCGCTCGCGTGTCCGCTTTTCTTGAGTTTCTGAAGGCGTCCTTCCCTTCGGGAGCGCCCGAAGAACTGGCGGCGTATATCAAGGGGTGA
- a CDS encoding SDR family oxidoreductase, whose protein sequence is MTILITGATGNIGRHVVQQLTQRGADVRALVRDPATAALPAGVATVQGDLLDVDSLRAAFSGVSTLFLLNAVVPEEFTQALIALNVAREAGIERIVYLSVIHSDRYLNVPHFAGKFGVERMIEGMGFNATILRPAYFMDNDRTIKDVVLGHGVYPMPIGSKGLAMIDARDIGEIAAIELLRRERSSEPLPLARFNLVGPDTLTGADVAALWTDVLGRPIAYGGDDTAGFEQNLRQFMPNWMAFDMRLMSERFLTDGMTPDAGDVEHLTALLGRPLRSYRDFASEIAASI, encoded by the coding sequence ATGACCATCCTCATCACCGGCGCCACTGGCAACATCGGCCGCCACGTCGTCCAACAGCTCACCCAGCGCGGCGCCGATGTGCGCGCCCTGGTTCGCGATCCGGCCACCGCGGCCCTGCCGGCCGGAGTCGCCACCGTGCAGGGCGACCTGCTGGATGTCGACTCGCTGCGCGCCGCCTTCTCGGGCGTCTCCACCTTGTTCCTGTTGAACGCGGTGGTGCCCGAGGAGTTCACCCAGGCCTTGATCGCGCTCAACGTCGCCCGCGAGGCCGGGATCGAGCGGATCGTCTACCTCTCGGTCATCCACAGCGATCGCTATTTGAACGTGCCGCACTTCGCGGGCAAGTTCGGCGTCGAGCGCATGATCGAGGGCATGGGCTTCAACGCCACCATCCTGCGGCCGGCCTACTTCATGGACAACGACCGCACCATCAAGGACGTGGTGCTCGGCCATGGCGTCTACCCCATGCCCATCGGCAGCAAAGGCCTGGCCATGATCGATGCACGCGACATCGGCGAGATCGCCGCCATCGAACTGCTGCGCCGCGAGCGGTCGAGCGAACCGCTTCCCCTCGCCCGCTTCAATCTCGTCGGCCCCGACACGCTGACGGGCGCGGACGTGGCGGCCCTCTGGACGGACGTGCTGGGTCGCCCGATCGCCTACGGCGGCGACGACACCGCGGGCTTCGAGCAGAACCTTCGCCAGTTCATGCCGAACTGGATGGCCTTCGACATGCGCCTGATGAGCGAGCGGTTCCTGACCGACGGGATGACGCCGGACGCTGGCGACGTCGAGCACCTCACCGCGCTGCTGGGTCGCCCGCTGCGTTCCTACCGCGACTTCGCTTCCGAAATCGCGGCTTCCATTTGA